TGATAATCATCGGAACAATATTGTAAACCTCTGTCCGAGTGATGAATAAGACTCTTCGGGTTTTCTTTTTTCAATGCCATTTTTAAAGCATTTAAACAAGATGCTGTAGCCAAAGAATCCGACACATCAAAGCCTACGATTTTCTTAGAATAAGCATCGGTTATCAAGCTTAAATAGGCTGGGTTTTCTCTGTTTCCCAAGTAGGTGATATCCGACACCCATACATTATTTGGTTTTCTGCATTGATAATCTTTAATTAAATTTTTATGTTTCTTAAAACGATGATACGAATTGGTAGTTTTGTGATAACTTCTTTTGGGAATGATTAACAAATGGTTAGCCCTTAAGAAGTCAAAGAATTTGTCTCTGCCAATTCTTAAATTTTCAAGTTTCTCTTTCAAAAGAAAATACAGTTTCTTTCCACCCATTTTTGGATGAATCATTCGCAGCTCTGCTACCCAATCCACAACCTGCTGTGCATTTTGTTGCCGCTTTGCTCTTCGCTTTAAATGACGATAATAAACCTGTCGGTCAACCCCGAACAATTCACAGGAGAAACTTATGGTTTCTTTTTGTTCCATTCGGAAAGAGTCGATAGTTCGGGTGGTGAGTTTTTTCGTATATCAATTTGATATTCCTCTTCGGCAAGGTTAATCATCATATCGAAAATAATGGCTTTTTTATCAGCCACATAAGCTTGTTTCTCAAGGAAAGCCTTCTGCTTTTGCAAAAGCTTTACTTGGGCTTCAAGCTCCATGATCTTTTGTTCTGGTGACTTTGGCATATTCGAGGGTGTTTGGTTCTCCCAATCAAAGGTACCAAATTTTCTGAGCCAACTCATAACTGTACTTCGGGCTTGGATGCCATACTTACGGCAAGCGCCCACAGTAGATAATTCCCCAGACTCAATTTCTTTTACAACATTCAACTTAAAAGACATACTGTAATCTCGCTGAGTACGTTTGACATAATTACTTCTTTCTTCCATAATAACGATTTCTTTTTTGTATCGCTATTTCAGGACGGGACAATTCAATCAAAAAAAGAAGCCGTCTCAATATTAAAATTTGAGGCGGTTTTTTTTATTTGAATTAATTTCCAATAAAATTTCATCATTTTAGAAAAGGGTAAAATTGCCCTTATGCAGCAATTTTCTTTCTTAAGTTGTGTGCTAAAGCCATTAATCCGAATTCTAACTCGGTTTTTTGGATTCCTTTTAACGAAAATCTTCTAAAATTGTTGTTGTGTTTCATTTGGGCAAATACAGGCTCTACATCGGCAGAGCGTTGTTTCCTTTTTTGTATTCCCGTTTGACTTGTGAGTAATTCCCTGATTTTTTCTTTATGTCTTTCAAGGTTATGATTGCGTTCTATACTTCGGTTTCCCTTGGCTTTAAAGCAGACTCCCCGCAGCGGACATCCTTCGCAATTTTGAGCCTGATAATGCGATAATTGCTGTATATATCCGGCTTGGGTTGTTTTTGTGCTTTCATGGGTTTTGTGCATTTTCTGACCAATCGGACACACATAATAATCTTCTTCTTGGTTGTAATAAAGGTTTTCTTTCCTAAAGGTTTTGTGCTTTTTTTGGTAATTTTTATCTTGTTCTTTTTCAAAAGTATTGTACTTCACATAAGCGGTCAGCTCTTCTTTTTCAAGGTAATCGTAGTTCTCTTCGCTACCATAGCCTGCATCGGCTGTAATGTTTTCTATTTTTTTAAAGATTTCTGCCCCATAAGTTTCTTTAAGATTTTCTAAGTGTGGCTTTAAAGTTTTGGTATCTGTAGGGTTTTGATGTAAAGTGTAATTAATAATGATTTGGTTTTCTGTTGATATTTGGGCGTTGTAACCGGGTTTTAACTGTCCGTTTTGCATATGGTCTTCTTTCATACGCATAAAAGTTGCATCAGGATCGGTTTTACTGTATGAGTTTCTTCCGCCTAAAATAGCTTCCTGTTCTTCATATTTCCGAAGATTTTTTTCAAAGTTCTGTTTGATGTAACGCAATTTTGCTTTAGATTTCTTGGAAGCTTTTTCATTACCCGATAATTTGGTATCTATCTGTTCAACGGTTTTTTGGATAACTTCCTGACTGATTTCCTTGAACTGAGGTGGCTCGGTATCAGGATCGTCATCATTAGATATACTTTGAGCATAATTCCACAATTCTTCTAACTGAGTAAGCATTTTAGCTTTGTTGGTTTTAATGCTTTTACCCCAAATAAAAGTGTATCTGCCTGCCTGAGCTTCTATTTTTGTGCCATCGGTATAAATTTGTTTCATTGAAATCAATCCTTCCTCTGCCAGCATCATGACCACTTGTTTAAAGATTTCTTTAAAACTATCTTTTAATTTATCACTTCTAAATCGGTTAATGGTATTGTGATCCACAGTGCTCATTCCCGTAAGCCACATAAAGTTGATGTTTTCTCTGATAGCCAACTCTATTTTTCGTGAAGAATAAACATTACTCATATAAGCATAAATCATCACCTTTAATAACATTTTTGGATGATAACCCGGATTACCTTCTTTACTGTAGGCTTTTAATAGTGGTTGGATATTAATGGACTCTACAACTTGATCAACTACCCGAACAGGATGTTTTTCTGAAATTAAGTCGTCAAACGAATAAGGAAAAAGTGCGGTTTGACGCTGATTGTAATGCTTGAAATTCATAGAGAAATAGATGGAATTCTTACATTAAATTTACAA
This portion of the Empedobacter stercoris genome encodes:
- a CDS encoding IS3 family transposase — encoded protein: MEQKETISFSCELFGVDRQVYYRHLKRRAKRQQNAQQVVDWVAELRMIHPKMGGKKLYFLLKEKLENLRIGRDKFFDFLRANHLLIIPKRSYHKTTNSYHRFKKHKNLIKDYQCRKPNNVWVSDITYLGNRENPAYLSLITDAYSKKIVGFDVSDSLATASCLNALKMALKKENPKSLIHHSDRGLQYCSDDYQKLLKKHKIRCSMTQESDPYENAIAERINGILKQEYDIDKFNVDLNTRKILVKQTVEIYNELRPHLSNYYLTPMQMHQQQDLIPKSYKKKNSTNTNICTV
- a CDS encoding helix-turn-helix domain-containing protein translates to MEERSNYVKRTQRDYSMSFKLNVVKEIESGELSTVGACRKYGIQARSTVMSWLRKFGTFDWENQTPSNMPKSPEQKIMELEAQVKLLQKQKAFLEKQAYVADKKAIIFDMMINLAEEEYQIDIRKNSPPELSTLSEWNKKKP
- a CDS encoding IS1182 family transposase, translated to MNFKHYNQRQTALFPYSFDDLISEKHPVRVVDQVVESINIQPLLKAYSKEGNPGYHPKMLLKVMIYAYMSNVYSSRKIELAIRENINFMWLTGMSTVDHNTINRFRSDKLKDSFKEIFKQVVMMLAEEGLISMKQIYTDGTKIEAQAGRYTFIWGKSIKTNKAKMLTQLEELWNYAQSISNDDDPDTEPPQFKEISQEVIQKTVEQIDTKLSGNEKASKKSKAKLRYIKQNFEKNLRKYEEQEAILGGRNSYSKTDPDATFMRMKEDHMQNGQLKPGYNAQISTENQIIINYTLHQNPTDTKTLKPHLENLKETYGAEIFKKIENITADAGYGSEENYDYLEKEELTAYVKYNTFEKEQDKNYQKKHKTFRKENLYYNQEEDYYVCPIGQKMHKTHESTKTTQAGYIQQLSHYQAQNCEGCPLRGVCFKAKGNRSIERNHNLERHKEKIRELLTSQTGIQKRKQRSADVEPVFAQMKHNNNFRRFSLKGIQKTELEFGLMALAHNLRKKIAA